The following is a genomic window from Malus sylvestris chromosome 7, drMalSylv7.2, whole genome shotgun sequence.
ACCCTATATTTATAGAGCCCCCCTTGGAACAAGTTTCTGTCGACGGCCGATGTGGGATACATTGTTTATAGAAGAAATGTTCCTGTAACCTTCCAAAACTAATTTTAAAGTTATAGAGATTGTGTTCTGGGCGGTTTGCCTTCTGGATTCTTCGGTACGTTTGTGTTCCGCGCAATTTGCTTCTCACAAGTTACACCCGTGTGTCTGCATCTCTCATCGCATGACACAAGAATGTACACACCCGAGTGACATGCATGATTAGGCGAACAAAAGTGTTGTCGTAGGCCAATTCAACGTCCATGATTTATAGAACACTGAACCAAATAGATTCTTGCATTACGAAACACAAATCAGAAGAGCACGTACGGGTGAAGTTATATCGATGGATTGAAGAATAACGCGTTCACAACATCGAACATGGTGTAAAAATTTGTTTCTCTACATTTATTCAAACAACATAcaattttcggtttttttttcttttgacaagGAAGCTTATGTGTGACATTTTACAACAACAAAGAGCCTAATTACACGAAATAATCAAAAGCCCTGAACAGCTGAAAGAATGGGCCAGACGTGATTGAATAAAAAGCTGCCTAGCAAAAATTTAGGCATCAGATATTACATGCCATCAATATCAAGAAGATTTTCGCGGCAAAAGCGGCTCCAACTGAGGATCATTCTGGGTGCCAGACTCCAGTTCGGACACCGATGAACCCTCTGCCCGTTGCCTAAGCACTCTCTGGAAGGAACTCAGTCTCTCTTCAGACGAAGGGTCTGCTGCTTTAGGCGTCTCCTTTAAGCTCTGGACGCGCTGAAGGCAAACTTGAACTGCATCGTGCACTCTCACAAAGTACCACTCCTTACCAATCAGGTCTACTACACCTGCGCTTGATAAGGTCTTCAGAACTTCTCCATTCAGATTGGAAATGGCTATCTGTACCGCACGCCGGTGGTTTTCAACATGATGTTAATAACAATCTCCAGATTTTTTACGAGTTTATATAATGACCAGAAAAAAACTCCAAACGACGCTCACCTGGATATCGCGTAACTTGTACTCCTGATGCAAGTCTTTCAAAGCTTGGACAGCACTGGAGTCTATATATGTTACAGCTGCAACGATGATAATGACACACTTTAGAAAATCACCGGAACCTTATTTAGATCAACGTTATGAACAACCTCAGCAGGCATGATATAAAAGAGAGAAGTCCGTGTAAGTTTTTGAGTGCTATAAACAACAATGGATGACTTCCCGAAATATTTCCATATATGAATCACTGATTTAGATGATCTAAACCGACACCGTACAAATAATTGAAGAGTATCAACTTAGATTATGCTGGGAATTGTAACATCCATGTGAATCAATATCTAGTCATTAAATGCTTCTTCATAACCCATGAGAAGAACAAACTCTAAAGAAAAAAGCACAAGATTAGCAACACTTACGTGCCATCTCTATGATCACAAAATAAATTCTTTCAACTTCTGGTCCGCGACTAGTAGACCTGTCAACCTCAACTTCGTATTCCCGTAACCTGACAGGCAATTAAATTTACTTGAAAATGACTTCTTAACTGGGGAAAACTAACTCAACTGTAGAGACTTCCTAGGTAAATAAACAGTTAAATTCATAGAATATCAAAATGGCACAACCTGAGACTGTACCTGTCTTTTATGTAACTAATGTTTGCAAAATAAATAGGTGCGTCAATTCGTACAATCACAATTCCATTGTATGTATATGCTTCTGGATACTGTTGAATATTTCTATATACAGTGGTGCCTGGAAGACGCCCCAAGACAGCTGCAACATACAGGAAATTATAAGCAACTTCTGTATTGGCTTTTAGCTTTTACTGAAGAAATGCATCTTCATTCCAAAATCCAAATAGAACTACAAATATAAGAATTTTTGCTTTTAGCTTTTACCAGCAAACCCCAAAAAGGTTACATGgagaaaaaaatcttattttgccAGCGCAAATGGAACGGCCAAGGGTTTCATTATCATTAGATGCAACTAGCAAGGAAATCTTGGCATCTTCTTTAGGCTCCAAGAGGCCAAAGAAAATCCAGACAATAACAATGTCATTTCTGTTGGGCAAGGAATACAAAATTCAGACTTTTAACAGAGATGACGATGATATTCAATAAGATAATCAGAGATGACGATGATATTCAAAAAGGTAATCAGGGATGACGATGATATTCAAAAAGGCAATCAaagatgacgatgatgatgaaTACAATAGAAAAGAATAAGAGAACAGGCTGGGCTTCATAACTAGAATCACTGACAGTTGAAATATGAACCaattaataaataattcaaGAAGCTATGAACAAGCTGCATCTACTTATGTGCACAGAATTTTATCATAAATTGAAATTGCAGTTACCAATATGCGGGTTTGCTGATTCATGGATGACAAATGCAAGCGAAACACCAACCTGCAATCACGCAAGCACATTAAGCCTATATGATTTGAAAAAAGgaaacacagagagagagaaagatctTCTAGAACTTTAATGATCTGTATGAATTTTGCATGGTAATCTATTGCCACATTGAGCTAATAAGAACACAACAAAGCTATACATGTCAAGTTAACGCAAACTAAACTTGAGCTACTGAGGCAACATTGGATTCTAATCATGAAAAAAgttgtatttaacacaatacatgATAGTTCTTATGCCCTAATTAGCCTTTCTTGCATAAAAATGCGGATTCCTTTGGGTATAAAGTTCGGACAAGGTCTCCCAAAAATAACATTGCTTCAAGTACTCACCCCAATAAGGACGCCAATCTCAATGCCAAGGAACAATGTTGTAGTGGCTGTAATGGTCCAAAGAAGAAAATCTTTCTTATCTACACCCCATAGAAATATAGCCTCATCATAGTCCACCTGAATTTCAATAGAAAAGAGTTGTTGTCTAAGTAATGGTAGTAATCAGTTCAATTATCACGAAATATCAGAGCACACAGCACAGTCACAGAGCAGAATCTAGAAATCCACTTCATCCCCATATAGTACATGCACATGTCAATGATAGCTATAATGTCATTTTCTTTGATATCCACTAGCCAGAATGAAACTTTTCTTTTCCATGAATATGCATTAACTCAGATTTCAGGTAATACAGATACATATTTTAAGGATATGATCATTCGAACTTTGACTGCATAAAAGCTAATAGATATCCTCTACGGCAACCAAACGAATTATAGAATTACCCACCAGGCCTATCACAGCAGAAATCACAATAGCCGCCAGAGCACACTGAGTTAAGAGAAAATAAATCCCATAGTTAGAACGTAAAAAGTATACACCCAATTGGAATGATAGAATAAAGATCATAAATTTAAAAGGCAcacaatttgaaataatagCAAAAATACCACAAAAGCCACCAATCATGAGCTGCATAAGATTACACTCCTAAATGAAAAAGACAAATGCGATAACATGGAAATAAACCTGAGGTATATATTCAAACAGTGGAGTCATGAATAGGAGAGCACAAGCCATTACGATTCCCATAACAAGTCCAGATAAGCCAGTTTTTGCTCCACTTTCATGATTAACAGCTGACCTAGAAAAGGAACCTGCATAAAGCCAAAgtaagataaaaaatataaatatttaaatacaAACTCTGCCTACGGCTCATAGAGGAATCTCACCTGTTGTGGGGTATGCAGAAAAAAATGAACCAAAAATATTGGCCACACCAAGACCAAACAACTgtttagaagcaaaaagaagATTCATTAGTATAAGTGTTCTTGTCTGAGTCACAGTAGTAAGCAGTTCAGTTTTCTCACAAATATCAGCACACATCACCAAATCATGCGTCAACAAGCAATACTGATGATGTAGAAAAAATAGACAAGCATGCAGCCAACATTTGAGCTTTAACCAAAAGTGCTTAAACCTATATTCTGTTTTTATACATGAGCAAGAGGTAAGGTTATGTGCTTGTGCACTTccaatttttccaaaaacatACCTCTTGATTCGAATCCAACTCGTACCCATTTTTTGCAGCTAATGCTTTTGCAATGCCCACAGATTCCTAGAGTTCAAAATATATTACCACATGACTGATAGTTATAATCAATTAAAGGGAGAAAGCAAAGTTAAAAGTAAGAGGTTCCATGGAGCTCCTCTTACCAAAATAGCTACACCAGTAATAAGAAGCGCAGTGGGAATCAAAGATGTAGCATATCCAAAAGCTTTAGGAATAGAAAAGCTTGGAAGACCCTGCGGTATATCTCCTACCTAAACAACAGCCAAGAACCTTTGTTAACAACTATGGTAAAGGGATGTAGAATCCTGCTATTACAAAAGAAACATTCCCAtgataaaaggaaaaaatattATTGTCTTTTGCCTCCACATTAATGACTATTCAATTTTAAAACCGACACCAGATTAGATTGCAACTATTCAGGAAACTCTCATCTTCAGTATCGCCTGAATTCCAACTGGCAAGTCCACATGCTTACCTTAACCATCCCATTATTCAAGCAGATGGCATATGAAAACAGGTGCTTGTCATACTGAATACATACTCTGAAAAACTCTACAGTGGCTATTTTAACAAAGCAAGTAATTATCTAGTTGAActatttttttctaaatttcttgGATGAGATTCATAAGTTTTCACAGCCTAGGATTTTAGTACAAGTGCATAACTGCCGATTTCTGGTTGACAGAATGAAGACAAAAACAGAACATGTGATCTAAAATTTCTTAGTAAAGCAAATTTAAATAGAACATCCAGAAACTAGTATTGCAATCCCTGCATTGTTAGATTAAATAATTTCCAATCAAAATGAGTCTAATTCACATCACTCTCACCAAAGATATGGAAGATGGAttaaatattttcacaaaaattgtGCCCAAAAGGACAGCTGTGAGGGGGCCTGCTGCTCTCAAGAATCGCAAGTACTTCCTTGTTTTTCCCTGAAtggataaattagaaaattaaaatcaaaactaTGCTAAGAAATATATCCGACTAAGTGAATACAATAAGCTCATACCAAGTGCTTCATGGTCAAAAGAATTGCAAGAATGACGGATCCCATTACAAAAGGAGGCCATGAAaactacaaaacaaaaaacctgCTGCAGTTAGCAAAGAATTGATAAGTAAAACACAAAGCTTCAGTAGATGAAGCAAATAAATGCATATCTGGTTCAAGTATTAGAAGAAGGATAGGGCACATATATGTAAATAAGGTTAAGTGAATTCTTAGGTATGTAATAATCAGTTATTAAAGGGCATAACGGAAGTTAAAAGCATGGTTGCTGTGCAGATTGTTACTGGCAAAGCGATGGTGCCAAAAAAACTCATCGAGCATAGTGTACAAAATAATCTATAAGGGATCCAACAGCTTTTCTTCCAGTTTCCCACTTATTGGTTTCACTTTCATGTCCTGACATCTGACACTCCATTTTCAAAACCTAGAATATGGTCGATTTTCTTAGAGACTGGATTGTATATCCAATGTAGAGGGCGCTTGGACTAGTCTCAGTTCAGGCATACCAAGACATAAAACATTATAGCATGTGGTAATCTCTATAAGAAAAACAGAAGTTGTCACCTAATTCccactagagagagagagagagggagaaaataTCTTGAATCACTTCACAAGGTAATCGTATCAGACTATTAGTACTTCAGATGACAGATGAAACATGATGCATAACATGCATTAGTTGCATAGCATTCTGATTGTTGATCATGGGGAGATACATCCGACAAGATGACAATATTTAATGTTCTGCTAAAGTGCAGAAGcaaaattatataatttatcATATTCGCAAAAGATTATAGATCattatttaagaaaaataatattgaCAACAACAGTTGGTTGTGAAGGGGGTAAATTAACAAATAATTGCAATACTGCTTAAGAAATTCAAACTCAAACCCAAATATGACATGAAGGTTATACCACTTGGGCATGCAAGCAAAGCATACCCCATCGGCTCCAGCTATAATACTCTTTATCAACGGCACAATCTTGCTACTTCGTTCTATATCATATCCCAAAAAGTATTTTGCTTGAGATAAGGCAATCACAATGGCTGAAGCAGTTGTAAAGCCAGAAATGACAGAGTGGCTGATGAAGCGGATAATCCATCCAAGCCTGGACAAGCAGAGAATCTAAAGTAAATGAAACCAAAATACAACATCAAGGTAGCAACTAACAATATCCTATAGCTTACAATACTTTTCACACTCCAAAGTCGCTTTTCTCGGCACAAAAAGGATCCCCCACCATAGAGTATGAAATTCATTTTTTATAACTCTACGACTAGTACAAGGTAGAGCTAAAGTGTAGTAGCATGACAGATAAAGCACCAACAACATGATCAACAAGTTTTCGGCTTTCACTTTTATAGAGCTCAAAACACAATGCATCCAATTTCTGATCGCATAAGTACATGTCCATGCTGTATCCATGAGCATGCACTTAAAGAGGGGAAAAGCAGACGTACCTCAAGAGCCCCAAAATGCATTCCATGACCCCAACCATAAATGCCAGTAATATAGCCAGTTCTGTGTATAATGCGTCAGATGAATCAACAATGCTAGTTAAGACATTAGAGACCAGGAGAGAAACCAATGCTACTGGACCAACGGCCAGCTGACGAGATGAGCCAAATATGGCATACACAAATAAAGGTATAAAACCAGAGTCTTCCTTGCAAAATCAAACAATCAGAATCAAAACATGCAGATAAATCAACAAGAGAATTTGTACAGTGGTCGCCCTATTCACTAGCGGTTTGGAACTTACAGAGTCCGTATATTGGTTCAAGTCCAGCCAATTTTGCATAAGACATTGCCTGGAATTCCACAACAAACGGTCAACAGAAGAAACATACCGCATTCAGTATGTGGATGAAATATTTAATCTCAAACCGGTCTCATTCCAAATCACGAATTAGAAATACCTAAAACATGTCACATTCAGTATTTACTATAACGtaattttgatttaaaattttaacagATGCATCTACGGTTTACAACCGTATAACCAATTTGTTCATAacacaatatgcattcaaaGTAAATGTAATTCTTTTAAACCAATATTATATCGTTtctttaaacaaaaaattgcacctaaattaattaattataatgcCATAAAACAGTATCATATTTCTGTCTAATCACCACGTCTTTAATTGCCTGGCCGCTAAGAAAATCAAATCATAATAACCACAAAATCTCACGACAACGGATAGTAGTGGACAATTTGCACACGGGACCGATTTATTACGAGTACGCCTAATTGCTACAGAGAATTACAAATCCGTCTGGTCATAAATAGTGATTACATATACAGACAAAATGAGAAAAAAGAATGTGATTGGAGAGAGCTTTCGTGTTTGGCTTCccagaaaatgaaggaaaatgtAAGAAATTTATGCCTTAGATCTCAAGATTTTCCATTTGTTTAAAAATCAGATTACGATAAAATAGCACTAATTACAATTTACAATTCAACCTGATTCCAGCTTAATTGGTTGCTTGTGTTTCAAAAAGCAGCGTTAAAATCGGTTAATTAACGTCAGAAGATTAGAAACCACAAAAAAAAGagtattttctgtttggttgctgagaaaattaaATATTCAGGCGACGAACAGGCCTTGAATTATCAGCTTAAGAACCAGGAACTTCCAATTCGGTttaaaacaaatacaaaaaattataaagaataAAAAGGAACGAATTGCCGGAATTGAGGAGAGCAGCAAACGCTTCgaattttcctttccttttctttcattttctcggcaaccaaacagagaacgaaaattaaaaattcttaCCTGAGGAACGAGCATGACGCCGACGGTGATGCCGGACATGAGATCGACCTGCAAATACTCGCGCCATTTGTAGGTCCGAATCCAGCGGGAGCAAGGCAAGAAGAGCGCCAGCCATTCGACCCAGGTCATGCTCTGGACCTTCGATTTCCATTTCGACAGCGCCGCCCACGGCGACGACGAGGAGCTCGACGACGTCGTGTCGGGGTGCTGGAGGGGGATGATTCGAACGGGTCGGGCGGAGGTCGGCATGGAGGATCCGGCCGCGAAGTCCGTGTAGCTTGGAGATGCGTAGGTTATCTCCATGCGCACCACCGGCGCATGTGAGTTATTTATTCCGCGGTTTTGTGCATGCGCGGCGCTCGGTGGCCGAGAGAAAATGATGATGTGATGGGAATTAGTGGTCCACTTAGTGCGATTAACATGGTATTTAACAAAAACGGGAGATTTATTAATCGTTATTTTGTGGGGGTTAAGATTAAATGACTTCTATACACGCGAACTTTCAATCAGCCGCCGCTTTAGaaaataagtaattaaaaaaaattttaaaatgaagaGAAAATAAATCGTTgcgttgatttgacaaaaattaaagaaatgtcAATTTGATTGCGGACATCATCAGCTTTTaaatttggagaaattttttttaagtactgGTATTTAAGCggtattttatataattttttttattttttggtcaaacaAAAATTTTCGTtaaattaaatgttaaattaattattaatgagGTGACAAAAGGCATTTGCATATATTTCCTCTGTTTATTTTAAGATACGTGCACCACCCgcttattctttatttttttattatttccttttatttacaTTATTTTGTTGAATTCTTTTTATGTACTTGAAATATGTACTTTTACCAAAACGTCCAGTACTGGGTGACAAGTTTTTGCCGCCAGAAAGGAAATTTCCAAGCAAGGTAAACGTATCAGAATAGGGTTGGAGATGGATCATGTAACAGAAAACGACAAAACTATCTATCGTACCGACTTTGGGTTAAGTCTCACAAAAATTTGAGATCAAGTTCGCCATCATCATAACAGTGGCAATTACAAGTTTACATTTTAGCGAATAGTAAGAATAAATTGCGTATTATAAAGTTAGTGATTATGAGAGATGAGAAAGATCTACAAAAAAAACGacaaaacaataaattattttgaaactttAAAATTGTCAACTATTATTGAAATACTTAAAAAATTTACGTGTACTGATATAAGTAAATTATGAATAATGAGCACACATATTGTAAGACCtactccaaccctgggctaaatgccaaatattTAGCCCAAAATTCCCCCCAAACACCCCCCAACCCAAGCTAAAATATTGGGCTAAAAGGGGAATGCTAAAGTTGGGCCAAATTCCCCCCCCAAAttcccccgggctaaatgcgaaatgtttatcggaatttaaatttttttagattaaaatgttcataaaattaatttacaataatctacatatttattttttaaaaaaaaattgatttaagaaaaaaatttaggctaatttcattctttaataattccgggctaaaattttagggtagaagggttggagcataaaagatgtttctgggctaaaagctaaattttccgggctaaaaaatttggcttttagcccaagggttggagatggtgcTATCGTACCACTCAATTGTTTCCCCCGTGGAAAGGTGGGGTGAAGGGGACGTACTAAGCTGTGATAATAATTACGAAGTTTCTTAAATCAATGGAACATAGGGGGATTCAACcaataatatatttaaaaaataaccaaataaaaattgaaaatacagAAATGGAAAGGGTGTGGGTTTTGGATGAATGTGGACGAGAGTACGTATAAGTTCAAGACCGCATGATTGAGGAGGAGGCGTAGGTGATTGAATCCACGTGACTCAGGTGTAGGCGTTGGGACAGCTCAGAGCTCACCATGTTGTGTATCGGGGCTCGCCTGATTTACCAGTTTTCAGATACTTTGGTTATGTGTTAATAatggtcatttaaaaaaaaaaaatttattaagcgttttttatatttgtttttctctGGCAATTGCTTCATTGAAAAGTGCTTCTATGGAACCAGATCCTCTCTGGATTCAAAGAAATTGAGTTCAATGATTAAATGATTCggaccattaaaatttgatctaacggctataattattatcatTTTTAGAGAATCTACttattgtaaccgttggatcaaatttcaatgacctGGATCATTTAATGAGTAGGCTCAATTCTTTTGAATCTGGAGAGGATCCGGTTCCGTGCTTCTATGCCCAAAAGCACAGGCAAGGAAGGAGAAATTCTCGTGTTTAGAACTTAAGAGGGGGAAATTGTGTGTCCGCTGAGAGGACTACGTCATCTATACGCTCAAACGCAACCAAACAGAGCCCTTGTATATTAGAGTTGGTTAAAGCGAGTTCATGCTAAAACTCATTCTATGTAAAGATTCgtttagaagtgtttttaaaataactgaaagtaatTTTGTGGAAGTATTTTTGGGTTCGAAAATCACTTGGAAGTGCATTTTAGAAAAACACAGTTCTGTATTTTTTTCCGTAAGTGTTTTTTCCATAAagtacttcaagtgttttttcaagATTCACTTGCAGATTGGTTTCAAAATAACTTTcatcaaaagcgctttcagttattttaaaagcacttatgAACACACCCAGAGGCGGATCCACAGTGAGGTCAATGGGGtcgcacgaccccttggaagccatggaaacAACCTTAGAGACCCCTTGGAGCTGCTGGTGCGACCTTTTTGGAGCTGCTGGTGAGACCCCTTGGCTGCACACCAAGTTTCGACGAAAGGTCTGAAAGAACCCCTGCCATGCTACTTGTCTTCCCGATTGTCCATACTGCAGGAAACCTCAAGGTAATTCTTGTTGAACAATCACCAACACGAGTATTGTGTTTTTCATGatttgttattttcatttttattgttgGGAAGGCGGCCATGCCAAAGGAGCTAGAGCTATGGATCAGGAAAAGTGGGAAATTGGCACGTCTAGCTCTCACGATCCTTATGCTGGAAAAGAATGCAATGGAGGCTTGAATTTGGAAACTGGTTATGAAGACCATGATGATAAATCTGTCGAAATCTTGGATGATCTGTGCCCGAGAAAATCAAGGGATAAATCACTAGTAATGCCCAAGTTGGAAGAAACTGATAAACATGATGATGTTTCTAATGAGGATATTAGTAGAGATTCTGATGAAGTACAAGACGATCCAACAATACCTGAGGAAGAAGCAACAATACCTGAGGAAGAAGAAACAGATTATGAAGATGATGAGTCGGTCGAAATCTTGGATGACTTTTCACCCTGCCCGAGAAAACAAGGGAGAAATCTCCATTACCATGTCTTCGGTGACACAAGAAAATGAGAACATGTTCGAGTAGTAAAGCAAGCAGAATGCAACACAAGACAGCTGATTTGTCTCTGCATCCCATGAGCCTTCTCCAATCAAAGTTGTATTGGGATCGAATGGCCTTCGATACCAGACGATATGCATGCcatttctgttaaaaaaaatttgcgcGCTACGCGCTATCCTTATTTACCTCCCAAACATTATTTCCTGAATCCACCACTGAACACACCCTAAGACCTCCAACACGAGAGAGGTCAACTAGTGAGTTATTCTTTTGTAGGCGGTTGAAAAACATGCGAGTTTCTCAAGAAGTAGTGATATACAGTAACTTGAAATTGCTGGGTCTCACTATAAGGTGCATGCGACCCCGCCATACAAATGATGTTTTCCCAGTGTTACCAGAATCCCAACTTGTTCTTGACGCCTACCAAACATCTACATATTTTCAGTTTATTACTGCCTTCGATTCGGGATCGATTCTAGCGTACAAAGTTGAACACAACAACAAATAGAAATATCCTCACTTTTATGAGTGCGACTGTGCGTGCTCCGGCTTGTGGCTGAACTCGTAATCTAGATGAACAAAGGCGCGCTCGATTTCAGGCAGGAGCTCAAGCTTCTCCTGCAGCGTTTCCCCTATGTCATGAGCCTCTTGTAAGGGCATGTCTGCCGGCAGGACAATGTCAACCTCGACGAAGTAGTGCGAGCCAAAGGTGTAAGCCCGGACTGTATCGATATGGCGTATTGCCTTGTGATGGTTCCAGCAAAGGTACGTCAATTTTTGTAGATATTCGGGAGCAGCTGATCTTCCAACTAGCGAGTTCACATTTTCCAGCACAGTCAACGACCATGTGCGAATGGTGTACAAGGCCAGCTGCAAAAACCCAAGGTCACAACCCCAATAGCAAAATAATGGACATAGCATCAATTGAAATTTGAGTTTAACACAAATCATATGATAATCAACACCCAGGAGATGTCGG
Proteins encoded in this region:
- the LOC126629561 gene encoding probable sulfate transporter 4.2 isoform X2, with the translated sequence MQNWLDLNQYTDSEDSGFIPLFVYAIFGSSRQLAVGPVALVSLLVSNVLTSIVDSSDALYTELAILLAFMVGVMECILGLLRLGWIIRFISHSVISGFTTASAIVIALSQAKYFLGYDIERSSKIVPLIKSIIAGADGFSWPPFVMGSVILAILLTMKHLGKTRKYLRFLRAAGPLTAVLLGTIFVKIFNPSSISLVGDIPQGLPSFSIPKAFGYATSLIPTALLITGVAILESVGIAKALAAKNGYELDSNQELFGLGVANIFGSFFSAYPTTGSFSRSAVNHESGAKTGLSGLVMGIVMACALLFMTPLFEYIPQCALAAIVISAVIGLVDYDEAIFLWGVDKKDFLLWTITATTTLFLGIEIGVLIGVGVSLAFVIHESANPHIAVLGRLPGTTVYRNIQQYPEAYTYNGIVIVRIDAPIYFANISYIKDRLREYEVEVDRSTSRGPEVERIYFVIIEMAPVTYIDSSAVQALKDLHQEYKLRDIQIAISNLNGEVLKTLSSAGVVDLIGKEWYFVRVHDAVQVCLQRVQSLKETPKAADPSSEERLSSFQRVLRQRAEGSSVSELESGTQNDPQLEPLLPRKSS
- the LOC126629561 gene encoding probable sulfate transporter 4.2 isoform X1, yielding MEITYASPSYTDFAAGSSMPTSARPVRIIPLQHPDTTSSSSSSSPWAALSKWKSKVQSMTWVEWLALFLPCSRWIRTYKWREYLQVDLMSGITVGVMLVPQAMSYAKLAGLEPIYGLYSGFIPLFVYAIFGSSRQLAVGPVALVSLLVSNVLTSIVDSSDALYTELAILLAFMVGVMECILGLLRLGWIIRFISHSVISGFTTASAIVIALSQAKYFLGYDIERSSKIVPLIKSIIAGADGFSWPPFVMGSVILAILLTMKHLGKTRKYLRFLRAAGPLTAVLLGTIFVKIFNPSSISLVGDIPQGLPSFSIPKAFGYATSLIPTALLITGVAILESVGIAKALAAKNGYELDSNQELFGLGVANIFGSFFSAYPTTGSFSRSAVNHESGAKTGLSGLVMGIVMACALLFMTPLFEYIPQCALAAIVISAVIGLVDYDEAIFLWGVDKKDFLLWTITATTTLFLGIEIGVLIGVGVSLAFVIHESANPHIAVLGRLPGTTVYRNIQQYPEAYTYNGIVIVRIDAPIYFANISYIKDRLREYEVEVDRSTSRGPEVERIYFVIIEMAPVTYIDSSAVQALKDLHQEYKLRDIQIAISNLNGEVLKTLSSAGVVDLIGKEWYFVRVHDAVQVCLQRVQSLKETPKAADPSSEERLSSFQRVLRQRAEGSSVSELESGTQNDPQLEPLLPRKSS